The following DNA comes from Bacillota bacterium.
ACACTGTCCGCCGGAGACAATGCTCGTGGTTAAACTTACGACCATGTCTTCACCGGCTTCATCATCTGGGGCAATATACCGGACGCCTCATAGATAGCTAGATGCTCAGGATTCAGCTACCAGAGGATCAGTAGGGGCCATGTCAATCGAGCTTATGCAGATGGAAAATGTGTCTAGCTGGGCTTTTGCCTTACCCGACACCTCAAAATCATTAAGAATCAGGCCAGGGGTGCGGGAGTTGGGCTAGCCAAATCTAATTCCTAGGCTCCGCAGCATCCCAAATGTATCGATATATGGAACATGAAATGCATCACAAACATTCGGGATCGGGACCTTCCTTTTGGTCTCGTGATTGAGCTGCTCGTGTGTAACGACCTCATGGCCATGAACTCTTGCATACGCGACCAACCAACCATCTGCCCCGCTGGCAAATGCTGCTTTGGCAGTATCAGAAAACTGACCATGTTCGTAGACCCATTGCATAATTTGCTTATATGCTTCGATGACACTAACTTCATCCGTAGAGGCAAACCAATTATGAA
Coding sequences within:
- a CDS encoding DUF4411 family protein, which gives rise to MNRPYLLDANVFIEAARRYYAFDLVPAFWQALLDHATAGRVCSIDRVRDELIKGNDDFAAWVSGEFHNWFASTDEVSVIEAYKQIMQWVYEHGQFSDTAKAAFASGADGWLVAYARVHGHEVVTHEQLNHETKRKVPIPNVCDAFHVPYIDTFGMLRSLGIRFG